The following are encoded in a window of Thermoanaerobaculia bacterium genomic DNA:
- the rplL gene encoding 50S ribosomal protein L7/L12 produces MALNVEQFVSEIESMSVLELNNLVKSLEEKFGVSAAAMAMPAAAAPAAGAAAPAEEEKTEFTVVLAAAGDKIKTIKVVREVTGLGLKEAKDLVDGAPQTLKEGVSKDDAANIKKKFEEVGAKVEVK; encoded by the coding sequence ATGGCATTGAACGTCGAACAGTTCGTCTCGGAAATCGAGTCCATGTCGGTGCTCGAACTCAACAACCTGGTCAAGTCGCTCGAGGAGAAGTTCGGGGTCTCGGCCGCCGCGATGGCGATGCCGGCGGCCGCCGCTCCCGCGGCGGGCGCCGCGGCTCCGGCCGAGGAGGAGAAGACGGAGTTCACCGTCGTTCTCGCGGCCGCCGGCGACAAGATCAAGACCATCAAGGTCGTCCGCGAAGTCACGGGGCTTGGCCTCAAGGAAGCCAAGGACCTCGTCGACGGCGCCCCGCAGACGCTCAAGGAGGGGGTTTCCAAGGACGACGCCGCGAACATCAAGAAGAAGTTCGAGGAAGTCGGCGCCAAGGTCGAGGTCAAGTAG